A single genomic interval of Amycolatopsis albispora harbors:
- a CDS encoding VOC family protein → MTTAVPTFGSVVLDCADAPELAAFYAKLLDWPDADGDEQWRTLSNPAGGPKIEFQRVADFRAPDWPSPKKPQQFHLDLTVTDLAAAHERALHLGARLLDDSNDHDGKGFRVYADPAGHPFCLCAC, encoded by the coding sequence ATGACCACCGCGGTACCCACGTTCGGCTCGGTGGTGCTCGACTGCGCGGACGCGCCCGAGCTGGCCGCCTTCTACGCCAAGCTGCTCGACTGGCCCGACGCCGACGGCGACGAACAGTGGCGGACCCTGAGCAACCCGGCGGGCGGTCCCAAGATCGAGTTCCAGCGGGTGGCCGACTTCCGCGCCCCCGACTGGCCGTCGCCGAAGAAGCCGCAGCAGTTCCACCTCGACCTGACCGTCACCGACCTGGCCGCCGCGCACGAGCGCGCGCTGCACCTCGGCGCCCGCCTGCTCGACGACTCGAACGACCACGACGGCAAGGGCTTCCGCGTCTACGCCGACCCGGCCGGGCACCCGTTCTGCCTCTGCGCGTGCTGA
- a CDS encoding RNA polymerase sigma factor, with the protein MSVDLDGVYRAEYGRCVATLTRLLGDIGLAEEAVQDAFAVAVQKWEEALPANPGAWIVTTARNRAIDRLRRESTREARHAQALLLHQSDEPEEVGPVRDDQLRLIFTCCHPALSPLAQTALTLRLLGGLEVPEIARAYLVPEATISQRIVRAKKKIRDAGIPYRVPEAAELPDRLAPVLTVLYLVFNEGYTSTSGELVRTDLCAEAVRLARALAELMPDEPEVLGLLALLLLTEARRPARVGPSGELVVLAEQDRSLWNRALIAEGHELVRRCLRRNQPGPYQLQAAINAVHTDGEATDWAQVLALYDQLLQHAPTPIVALNRAVAVAEVHGPAMALATIEDLDLPGYHLLPATRADLLARLGRTADAAAAYDEAIELAKNPTERAFLKGRRATLA; encoded by the coding sequence ATGAGCGTCGATCTCGACGGCGTCTACCGGGCGGAGTACGGCCGGTGCGTGGCCACGCTGACGCGCCTCCTCGGCGACATCGGGCTCGCCGAGGAGGCTGTGCAGGACGCGTTCGCGGTGGCCGTCCAGAAGTGGGAAGAGGCGCTGCCCGCCAATCCCGGCGCGTGGATCGTGACCACCGCGCGCAACCGGGCGATCGACCGGCTGCGCCGGGAGTCCACCCGCGAAGCGCGGCACGCGCAAGCCCTGCTGCTGCACCAATCCGACGAGCCGGAGGAGGTGGGCCCGGTGCGCGACGACCAGCTCCGCCTGATCTTCACCTGCTGCCACCCGGCGCTCTCGCCGCTCGCGCAGACCGCGCTCACGCTGCGCCTGCTCGGCGGGCTGGAGGTGCCGGAGATCGCGCGGGCGTACCTGGTGCCGGAGGCGACCATCTCGCAGCGGATCGTCCGGGCGAAGAAGAAGATCCGGGACGCGGGCATCCCGTACCGGGTGCCGGAGGCGGCGGAGCTGCCCGATCGGCTGGCGCCCGTGCTGACCGTGCTCTATCTGGTGTTCAACGAGGGGTACACCTCGACCTCGGGTGAGCTGGTGCGGACGGATCTGTGCGCGGAGGCGGTCCGGCTGGCACGGGCGCTGGCCGAGCTGATGCCCGACGAGCCGGAGGTACTCGGGTTGCTGGCGTTGCTGCTGCTCACCGAGGCGAGGCGGCCGGCGCGGGTGGGGCCGTCGGGGGAGCTGGTGGTGCTCGCGGAGCAGGACCGGTCGTTGTGGAACCGGGCGCTGATCGCGGAGGGGCACGAGCTGGTGCGGCGGTGCCTGCGGCGGAACCAGCCGGGCCCGTACCAGCTCCAGGCGGCGATCAACGCCGTGCACACCGATGGCGAGGCGACCGACTGGGCGCAGGTGCTGGCGTTGTACGACCAGCTGCTGCAGCACGCGCCGACGCCGATCGTGGCGCTGAACCGGGCGGTCGCCGTCGCCGAGGTCCACGGCCCGGCGATGGCGCTGGCCACCATCGAGGACCTGGACCTGCCGGGTTACCACCTGCTGCCCGCGACGCGGGCGGATCTGCTGGCGCGCCTCGGCCGCACGGCGGACGCGGCCGCCGCCTACGACGAGGCGATCGAGCTGGCGAAGAACCCGACGGAACGCGCCTTCCTGAAAGGGCGGCGAGCCACACTCGCCTGA
- a CDS encoding DUF6069 family protein yields the protein MSVTTAAPAATTVTGGGLTAAAVASAATATVAAAAEFAGIAPVVGGTPIPAFGFAVLTAICSVLGLVLALVLARTASHPRRAFVRATVALTVLSLAPDVLADALVTTKALLMLTHVVAAAIVIPAVARRLPA from the coding sequence ATGTCCGTCACCACCGCCGCTCCCGCCGCCACGACCGTGACCGGCGGCGGGCTCACCGCCGCGGCCGTCGCCAGTGCCGCGACCGCGACCGTCGCCGCGGCCGCCGAGTTCGCCGGGATCGCCCCGGTGGTCGGCGGCACGCCGATCCCCGCGTTCGGCTTCGCCGTGCTGACCGCCATCTGCTCGGTGCTCGGCCTGGTACTGGCGCTGGTGCTGGCGCGCACGGCGAGCCACCCGCGCCGCGCGTTCGTCCGCGCCACCGTCGCGCTGACCGTGTTGTCACTGGCGCCGGACGTGCTCGCGGACGCGTTGGTGACCACGAAGGCACTGCTCATGCTGACCCACGTGGTCGCCGCCGCGATCGTCATCCCGGCCGTCGCCCGTCGCCTGCCCGCCTGA
- a CDS encoding DUF445 domain-containing protein has protein sequence MEQLTKPADPPGGLAGEEAKRAGLRKMKLVALSFLGGAFVIFLLTSWAQSAGWPGWVGYVRAAAEAGMVGALADWFAVTALFRHPLGIKIPHTAIIPNKKDALGKSLGDFVGSNFLSEAVVRDKLRRVGISERLGGWLAQPENADRVTSELATVLRGAVTVLRDDDVQAVVEQAVTRRLLDRPWGPPLGRLLASVFADGAHHKLVDLLCDRGYEWVRDNHTSMLRVVSDRAPSWSPKFVDEMLADKVYGEVLSFAWAIKTDVNHPMRLALDKFLAEFAQDLQTDPKTMERAEQVKQQVIEHQEVQKLIGSAWGTAKAMLLTAAEDPSSELRKRVRDGLLSLGAKLKSDDGLRDKVDGWVEGAAAHVVLNYSSEITTIITDTVERWDAEETSRKIELQVGRDLQFIRINGTVVGALAGLVIYTIAQLLF, from the coding sequence GTGGAGCAACTGACGAAACCCGCCGACCCCCCGGGCGGACTGGCCGGCGAGGAGGCCAAGCGCGCCGGGCTGCGGAAGATGAAGCTGGTCGCGCTGTCCTTCCTCGGCGGCGCGTTCGTGATCTTCCTGCTGACCAGCTGGGCGCAGTCAGCGGGCTGGCCGGGCTGGGTGGGTTACGTCCGCGCGGCCGCCGAAGCGGGCATGGTCGGCGCGCTGGCCGACTGGTTCGCGGTGACCGCGTTGTTCCGGCACCCGCTCGGGATCAAGATTCCGCACACCGCGATCATCCCGAACAAGAAGGACGCGCTGGGCAAGAGCCTCGGCGACTTCGTCGGCAGCAACTTCCTGTCCGAGGCCGTGGTCCGCGACAAGCTGCGCCGCGTCGGCATCTCCGAGCGCCTCGGCGGCTGGCTCGCACAACCGGAGAACGCGGACCGCGTGACCTCCGAACTGGCCACCGTGCTGCGTGGCGCGGTGACCGTGCTCCGGGACGACGACGTGCAGGCCGTGGTCGAGCAGGCGGTCACCCGCCGCCTGCTGGACCGGCCGTGGGGGCCGCCGCTGGGCAGGCTGCTGGCCTCGGTGTTCGCCGACGGCGCCCACCACAAGCTGGTCGACCTGCTGTGCGACCGCGGGTACGAATGGGTGCGCGACAACCACACCTCGATGCTCCGGGTGGTCTCGGACCGCGCGCCGAGCTGGTCGCCGAAGTTCGTCGACGAGATGCTCGCGGACAAGGTCTACGGCGAGGTGCTGTCGTTCGCGTGGGCCATCAAGACCGACGTGAACCACCCGATGCGCCTCGCGCTGGACAAGTTCCTCGCCGAGTTCGCGCAGGACCTGCAGACCGATCCGAAGACGATGGAACGCGCGGAGCAGGTCAAGCAGCAGGTGATCGAGCACCAGGAGGTGCAGAAGCTGATCGGCTCGGCGTGGGGCACGGCGAAGGCCATGCTGCTCACCGCCGCCGAGGACCCGTCGAGCGAACTGCGCAAGCGCGTGCGCGACGGCCTGCTCAGCCTGGGCGCCAAGCTGAAGTCCGACGACGGCCTGCGCGACAAGGTGGACGGCTGGGTCGAGGGCGCGGCGGCGCACGTCGTGCTGAACTACTCGAGCGAGATCACCACGATCATCACCGACACCGTGGAGCGCTGGGACGCCGAGGAGACCTCGCGCAAGATCGAGCTCCAGGTGGGCCGGGACCTGCAGTTCATCCGGATCAACGGCACCGTGGTCGGCGCGCTGGCCGGGCTGGTCATCTACACCATCGCGCAACTGCTCTTCTGA
- a CDS encoding YciI family protein — protein MKHYLLAVQIDETVPEPEDELREQLARTAKVSDEIKAAGAWVFAGGLLPSHASTVVRPGNGTTTMTDGPFAETKEQLGGFWVIQCEDLDEALAWADRCALACARPIEVRPFDDVV, from the coding sequence ATGAAGCACTACCTGCTCGCCGTCCAGATCGACGAAACCGTGCCGGAGCCGGAGGACGAGCTGCGGGAGCAGCTGGCCAGGACGGCGAAGGTCAGCGACGAGATCAAGGCCGCCGGGGCGTGGGTGTTCGCCGGTGGGCTGCTGCCCTCGCACGCCAGCACGGTCGTCCGCCCCGGCAACGGCACCACCACGATGACCGACGGCCCGTTCGCCGAGACGAAGGAGCAGCTCGGCGGGTTCTGGGTGATCCAGTGCGAGGACCTCGACGAGGCGCTGGCCTGGGCGGACAGGTGCGCGCTGGCGTGCGCGCGCCCGATCGAGGTGCGGCCGTTCGACGACGTCGTGTGA
- a CDS encoding CGNR zinc finger domain-containing protein encodes MRTTPEADVTLVLDFLNTVDVEEGTDELRGADSWHAWAAARDLRPGPVGEARSTRESLRALAGDPHATAGEVDVPVRIAVTPAGPSLVADSAVGAVLAAAARLSLLGEFARIKICPADNCRWAFYDRSRNRSRAWCSMSACGNREKARAWRQRATQS; translated from the coding sequence GTGCGCACCACGCCGGAAGCCGACGTCACGCTGGTGCTCGACTTCCTGAACACGGTCGATGTGGAAGAGGGGACCGACGAGCTGCGCGGCGCCGACTCGTGGCACGCCTGGGCCGCGGCCCGCGACCTGCGGCCGGGCCCGGTCGGCGAGGCGCGTTCGACGCGGGAATCCCTGCGCGCCCTGGCCGGTGATCCGCACGCGACCGCGGGCGAGGTGGACGTGCCGGTGCGGATCGCGGTGACCCCGGCCGGCCCGTCGCTGGTCGCGGACTCGGCGGTGGGCGCGGTGCTCGCGGCGGCGGCGCGGCTTTCGCTGCTCGGGGAGTTCGCGCGGATCAAGATCTGCCCGGCGGACAACTGCCGGTGGGCGTTCTACGACCGTTCGCGGAACCGCTCGCGGGCGTGGTGCTCGATGAGCGCCTGCGGCAACCGGGAGAAGGCCCGGGCGTGGCGGCAACGCGCCACCCAGTCGTGA
- a CDS encoding AAA family ATPase, whose translation MLDLKICPGCGDRGDYPVTAAGELSCPRCGHHWPFRRLPLFALTGPSGAGKSTVGPRLAEKLSGRVVALEQDVLWTGVLRESSPDGYGTGAFRSTWLRMAAMIHQSGRPVVLCGTVAPPEFEPLPERAYFDRIHYLAFVAEPAALAERLRARPAWREWDEPRIAEMLEFNDWLRESAATLDPPVDLFDTTTATIDDAVDHALRWIEARLPA comes from the coding sequence GTGCTCGACCTGAAGATCTGCCCTGGCTGCGGTGACCGGGGCGACTACCCGGTCACCGCCGCGGGCGAACTGTCGTGCCCGCGTTGCGGTCACCACTGGCCGTTCCGGCGCCTGCCGCTGTTCGCGCTCACCGGGCCCAGCGGCGCGGGCAAGTCCACGGTCGGCCCGCGGCTGGCGGAGAAGCTGAGCGGCCGGGTCGTCGCGCTGGAGCAGGACGTGCTCTGGACCGGCGTGCTGCGGGAAAGCTCGCCGGACGGCTACGGCACCGGCGCGTTCCGCTCGACCTGGCTGCGGATGGCCGCGATGATCCACCAGAGCGGACGGCCGGTGGTGCTCTGCGGCACGGTCGCGCCGCCGGAGTTCGAGCCGCTGCCCGAGCGCGCCTACTTCGACCGCATCCACTACCTCGCGTTCGTCGCCGAGCCCGCGGCGCTGGCCGAGCGGCTGCGCGCGCGGCCCGCGTGGCGCGAATGGGACGAGCCCCGCATCGCGGAGATGCTCGAATTCAACGATTGGCTGCGCGAATCGGCGGCCACGCTCGACCCGCCGGTGGACCTCTTCGACACCACCACCGCGACCATTGACGACGCGGTGGACCACGCGCTGCGCTGGATCGAGGCCCGGCTACCCGCCTAA
- a CDS encoding zf-TFIIB domain-containing protein, with product MRTLNKNGVHLEQCGGCRGIFLDAGELEQIVAAEGSYYGHGAPPAYAPGGHAPRYGDSPKPFRHGHGDSPRPYGGHGGHGYSDSPRGYRGGHGYGDSPRAYGGHGHKRRKGFLENLFD from the coding sequence ATGAGGACGCTGAACAAGAACGGCGTCCACCTCGAACAGTGCGGCGGCTGCCGCGGCATCTTCCTCGATGCCGGGGAGCTGGAGCAGATCGTCGCGGCCGAGGGCTCCTACTACGGCCACGGCGCCCCGCCCGCCTACGCGCCGGGCGGCCACGCCCCGCGCTACGGCGACTCCCCCAAGCCGTTCCGCCACGGGCACGGTGACTCCCCGCGCCCCTACGGCGGGCACGGTGGTCACGGCTACTCGGACTCGCCTCGCGGGTACCGCGGCGGTCACGGCTACGGCGACTCGCCGCGTGCCTACGGCGGGCACGGGCACAAGCGCCGCAAGGGTTTCCTCGAAAACCTCTTCGACTGA